Genomic DNA from Calditrichota bacterium:
AAACATTACCCGGAGAATTTGACGATTCGATTCAGTTCCTCTTCCGGGTACAATTCGCAGGCAACCTTGAATTCCCATTTTTTAACGGCGGACAGAGGAAAATATGACGATCTGGCACTGGGTGACCGGACGCGGCGTATTCCCTCCGTGCTTCAGAATGCCGGAGCGGGGGTGCCGGATATTGGGTATGCCTGGACGGATCGCAGCAAGGCGCGAAAGCTGGACCGCGTGTCGCGCGCATTCAGTCCGGTAATGGCCCCGCAGCTGCGCAAGGCTCCCGTTAATCAAAGTTATTCTCTCTCCGTTGGGAATCGGGGCCGTCTCTTTGGTCGCCCGTTCGGCTATCTTGCCAGTCTGACGTACCATCACACCTTCTCATATTACGATAAGGGGCTGGTGGGACGCTGGCAATTGACCGGCAAGGTGTCCGAAGTGGATTCCCTGAACACCGATTATCTGCTTTCAGACGAAAAAGGACGTGAGGACGTTCTGATCGGAGGACTGGGATTACTCTCTTACAAGCCCAGCCCCGATCACAATTTTCGGCTGAATTACCTGTTCACCCGGAGCGGGGAATCAACAGCCCGGTATCTGAAGGGGGCCTTCCCCCGCGATTTATCCGACCATGCGGTTTATGAAACCCGAACCCTTCGGTACACGCAGCGGGAAATCCGTTCAACTCAGGTGCAGGGGGAGCACTATCTGAAAGAGTTTCTTAGAATGTCGATTCGGTGGAAGGCATCACTGACGAATTCCTATCAGAAACAACCGGATTTGCGATTTTTTACAGATAATTACACACTTCGGAATCGAGCCGGAAAAACAGACACGGTCTATGCCATTCGACCGTCCATCTACCCGGTACCCACCCGCTATTTCAGAAATTTGAGTGAGACCAACAAGACATTCAATTTAAAAACCACCATTCCCTTTTCATTTCGAAAAGGACTTACCGGGAAATTCAAATTCGGCGGTTCCGTTCTCGATGCCGGTCGAAGCTTTCATGAAAGGCGTTTTGAATATCAACAGGATAAAATTCGATATGATGGGCACCCCGACGAATTTTTCAGACCAGGCAATGTGGGGCTGGTGGACAGCACGCACGGCCTGTTCCGCTTCGGAAATTACATTCGGGATGCCTCTGAACTGCGTGGCAATTACCGGGGGAGGCAGACCATCCGGGCCGGTTTTGGAATGGTTGATTGGCCGGTTTTGGAAAGCCTGCGTGTCATTACGGGAGTGCGGTATGAAACCACCAAAATAAAGGTGGTGAGCCGGGACAAAAGCCTGAAACCGGGGGAATTAAAAACGGCGGATTGGCTGCCGTCGTTGAATGTGGTGTACAATGTTGTTAAAAATACCAACCTGCGCCTGGCCTACGGACGCACACTGGCGCGGCCGACCTTTCGGGAAATGGCCCCTTACGCCTCGTTCGATTTTGTCAACGACTATTTTTTTGTTGGAAATGCCAATCTTAAGCGGACGCTGATCGATAATTTTGACCTTCGGTGGGAATGGTTTCCCAATCCCGGTGAAATCCTGGCCGTCAGCGGATTTTACAAGCGGTTTAAAAATCCCATTGAACGGGCCATTCTAAATGTGAACGGCGAAGTTCAATTTCAAAATGTGAGCAAAGCGACGGTGGCTGGAGCCGAATTTGAGGTGCGAAAGCATCTGGGGAATCTGATTTCCCGGTTGTCCCATTTTCAGTTGGGGGCGAATGTCACGCTTGTGTATTCAAAAGTAACCATTCCCGAAGACGAGCTGCTGGTGATTCGGAATGTCGATCCCAACGCAGACGACTCCAGGCCCCTGCAGGGACAATCGCCCTATATTCTGAATTTTGATCTGGTTTATTCAAATGAAAAAACCGGAACCGTGGCTACGGCCTATTACAATGTCTTTGGGGAACGCATTGCCGCGGTCAGTATGGGGGGGACTCCGAATGTGTTCGAATTGTCCCGGCCCATTCTCAATCTGACCGTTTCCCAGCATATCTGGAGGGGCTTGCGGATCTCGTTGTCTGCAAAGAATTTGCTGAATCCGGCGGTTCGCAAGGTTCATCATTTTAAGGGCAAAGATTACATTTATGAAGACTACAAACGCGGCAGGAATGTTTCCGCCGGAATTTCCTACGATTTCACAAAATAGAGCGCTCTGTTGAAGGGAATCAAAGGGAAAAGAAAGGAGGCAATTGGGTAAAAAGTGGCTCAGCTTTTTGGACACAATTAGGCAAAAAGCGGCATTAGCTTGTTTTTACTTTTTTGCAAAGGAGATGGAGATATTAAACAAAAAATGCGAAAAAAACCGTTACCAAACTTGAGGAGAAAAATATGTTTCGCAAATGGATTATAATTTTTATGATTTTATTGGGTCCCGCACTGGCGTTTGGATCGACCATTGACGTTTATGACGCTGACATTCAACCGGGCGATCATGTGGTGTGGGCATCGGACAACACGTATGTTTTGCACGGGTTTGTTTTTGTGGACAGCACGGCCACGTTGACGATTGAACCGGGAACCATCATTAAGGGCAGTCCCGGTCAGGGCGCCAATGCCA
This window encodes:
- a CDS encoding TonB-dependent receptor — encoded protein: KHYPENLTIRFSSSSGYNSQATLNSHFLTADRGKYDDLALGDRTRRIPSVLQNAGAGVPDIGYAWTDRSKARKLDRVSRAFSPVMAPQLRKAPVNQSYSLSVGNRGRLFGRPFGYLASLTYHHTFSYYDKGLVGRWQLTGKVSEVDSLNTDYLLSDEKGREDVLIGGLGLLSYKPSPDHNFRLNYLFTRSGESTARYLKGAFPRDLSDHAVYETRTLRYTQREIRSTQVQGEHYLKEFLRMSIRWKASLTNSYQKQPDLRFFTDNYTLRNRAGKTDTVYAIRPSIYPVPTRYFRNLSETNKTFNLKTTIPFSFRKGLTGKFKFGGSVLDAGRSFHERRFEYQQDKIRYDGHPDEFFRPGNVGLVDSTHGLFRFGNYIRDASELRGNYRGRQTIRAGFGMVDWPVLESLRVITGVRYETTKIKVVSRDKSLKPGELKTADWLPSLNVVYNVVKNTNLRLAYGRTLARPTFREMAPYASFDFVNDYFFVGNANLKRTLIDNFDLRWEWFPNPGEILAVSGFYKRFKNPIERAILNVNGEVQFQNVSKATVAGAEFEVRKHLGNLISRLSHFQLGANVTLVYSKVTIPEDELLVIRNVDPNADDSRPLQGQSPYILNFDLVYSNEKTGTVATAYYNVFGERIAAVSMGGTPNVFELSRPILNLTVSQHIWRGLRISLSAKNLLNPAVRKVHHFKGKDYIYEDYKRGRNVSAGISYDFTK